One genomic segment of Paenibacillus xylanexedens includes these proteins:
- a CDS encoding PAS domain S-box protein, producing the protein MDINKTETLKRIISEGSSYQSLFFNHPDAIYVMDIHGNYIDANPSVERISGYTLDDLIRMNQSEICPPDSENSRKQYIKEVLAGRSVSNPITFYHKDGSLKQAEITYVPITEGKEVVGIYGIAKDVTDILEVQRELKEAQEKYQVLADHAQDLITTCATDGELLYVSPSVYTLLGYKPEEVIGKSFKDYCYSGDYPDPMDLSKIGNGCKMRVLHKKGHYIWMETLAKPVAGERGKSVQIVSISRDITQHKDAERRLRESRQRYRSLFEHNPAAVYSLNLEGKYSAVNSKLVQMLDIPRNKLIGQSFLSNLDKCEVQYGKHYFDMVKQGEPQYYETRVVNSSGRKIEVSVTNVPIIVDKEMVGVYGIVSDITERKEYMERIQELSKQHELILNTVTEGIFGLDADGITMFMNPAAASMFGYEAKEFIGKNSHPIIHHTRADGSHLPQEECPIHMTVLDGQIRSIKEDVFWRKDGSSFLVQYQVTPIIEQGQIQGAVVVFNDVTGEREIVRAKETAELAAQAKSEFLSMVSHEIRTPMNGIVGMTELLIGTDLSEEQREYAEIIRDSGDALLNILNDILDFSKLESGKMALAYEPFALRKMLEQVAELFKPRADEKHLEIRYRLNPSIPEFMVGDAMRIRQILVNLVGNALKFTDQGSIEVAVDIIKGRKPEDSVLDFAVQDTGIGIPADKLDQLFQSFSQLHPVINRKYGGTGLGLVISKRLVEIMGGSISVESIEGEGSTFRFAVPAASVDASAEQTASQFHHDRTRQSDKVAMRILVAEDHPVNRKILREYLEKLGYHADVCTNGVEAIDAISQNAYDIVLMDIHMPVMDGLKATDLLHRLIPQDRIPPIIAVTGNAKREDKEACLEIGMRDFISKPVMLSELKRVLQQWGPRDEPQLATK; encoded by the coding sequence TTGGATATTAATAAAACGGAAACCCTGAAGCGCATTATTTCTGAGGGAAGTTCTTACCAATCACTGTTTTTTAACCATCCGGATGCCATTTATGTAATGGACATCCATGGAAACTATATTGATGCTAATCCCTCGGTAGAGCGGATATCTGGGTATACACTGGATGACTTGATTCGTATGAATCAGAGTGAGATCTGTCCTCCGGACAGTGAAAATTCACGCAAACAATACATTAAAGAGGTACTGGCTGGACGTTCAGTCAGTAATCCCATTACTTTTTATCATAAAGATGGTTCCCTGAAACAGGCAGAGATAACGTATGTGCCTATAACGGAGGGAAAAGAAGTTGTCGGAATCTATGGCATTGCCAAAGATGTTACCGATATCCTGGAAGTGCAACGTGAGCTTAAGGAGGCACAGGAGAAATATCAGGTGCTGGCTGACCATGCACAAGATCTGATTACAACTTGTGCTACGGATGGCGAGTTGTTATACGTTTCCCCTTCCGTGTACACCTTACTGGGTTATAAGCCGGAGGAAGTCATAGGAAAGTCCTTCAAGGATTATTGTTATTCGGGAGATTATCCGGACCCTATGGATCTTTCCAAGATCGGCAATGGCTGCAAGATGCGTGTGTTGCACAAGAAGGGACATTATATCTGGATGGAGACATTGGCGAAACCTGTTGCTGGAGAGCGTGGCAAGAGTGTCCAGATTGTTAGCATCAGCAGGGATATCACCCAGCATAAGGATGCGGAAAGACGTCTTCGGGAAAGCCGTCAGCGATACAGATCGTTGTTCGAACATAACCCGGCAGCTGTGTATTCATTGAATCTGGAAGGTAAATACAGCGCAGTGAACAGCAAACTGGTGCAAATGTTGGATATTCCGCGCAATAAGCTTATTGGCCAATCTTTTTTATCCAATCTGGATAAATGCGAAGTGCAATATGGCAAACATTATTTTGACATGGTGAAGCAAGGCGAACCGCAATATTATGAGACCCGAGTCGTCAATTCAAGTGGTCGGAAGATTGAAGTATCTGTTACGAATGTGCCCATTATTGTGGATAAGGAAATGGTGGGCGTCTATGGGATCGTGTCCGATATTACCGAGCGCAAGGAATACATGGAACGGATTCAGGAGCTCAGCAAGCAACATGAGCTGATTCTCAACACGGTTACGGAAGGAATATTTGGTTTGGATGCGGATGGAATCACCATGTTTATGAATCCAGCAGCAGCTTCGATGTTCGGTTATGAGGCGAAAGAATTCATTGGCAAAAACTCACATCCCATCATCCACCACACCCGTGCAGACGGAAGTCATTTGCCACAAGAAGAATGCCCGATTCACATGACCGTGTTGGATGGACAGATACGTTCAATCAAGGAAGATGTGTTCTGGCGTAAAGATGGCAGCAGCTTTCTGGTGCAGTATCAGGTGACGCCGATTATTGAACAGGGACAGATTCAGGGCGCTGTGGTTGTGTTCAATGATGTGACTGGCGAACGTGAAATTGTACGTGCCAAAGAGACAGCTGAGCTGGCAGCTCAGGCCAAGTCGGAATTTCTGTCGATGGTTAGCCATGAGATCCGGACACCGATGAATGGGATCGTGGGTATGACAGAATTGTTGATCGGTACCGATTTATCGGAAGAACAGCGTGAATATGCCGAGATTATTCGAGACAGCGGCGATGCTCTGCTGAACATTCTTAATGATATTTTGGACTTCAGTAAGCTGGAATCCGGGAAAATGGCACTGGCTTATGAACCATTTGCATTACGCAAGATGTTGGAACAGGTTGCCGAACTGTTTAAACCGCGTGCAGATGAGAAACATCTGGAGATCAGATATCGTCTCAATCCGAGCATCCCTGAGTTCATGGTCGGTGATGCCATGCGTATCCGGCAGATTCTGGTGAACTTGGTTGGCAATGCGCTCAAGTTCACAGATCAGGGAAGCATTGAGGTTGCCGTGGATATTATCAAGGGCAGAAAGCCTGAAGACAGTGTTCTTGATTTTGCGGTACAAGATACGGGAATTGGCATCCCCGCTGACAAGCTGGATCAGTTGTTTCAGTCTTTCTCTCAACTACACCCGGTGATTAACCGGAAGTATGGTGGTACCGGACTGGGACTGGTGATCTCCAAGCGACTCGTGGAGATCATGGGAGGCAGTATCAGTGTCGAGAGTATAGAAGGGGAAGGCTCAACCTTCCGGTTTGCTGTTCCTGCGGCGAGTGTAGATGCTTCGGCAGAACAGACAGCAAGTCAGTTCCATCATGATCGCACACGTCAAAGTGATAAGGTGGCCATGCGTATTCTGGTGGCGGAGGATCATCCGGTGAACCGGAAGATTTTGCGAGAATATCTGGAGAAGCTCGGATACCACGCAGATGTATGTACCAATGGTGTGGAGGCAATTGATGCCATCTCTCAGAATGCTTATGATATTGTCCTGATGGATATTCATATGCCTGTGATGGATGGACTGAAGGCGACAGACCTTTTACACCGCCTAATTCCACAGGATCGCATACCTCCAATCATCGCAGTTACAGGCAATGCCAAACGTGAAGATAAGGAAGCTTGTCTGGAGATTGGTATGCGTGACTTTATTAGCAAACCGGTTATGCTGAGTGAGTTGAAGCGGGTGTTACAGCAATGGGGGCCAAGGGACGAACCTCAGCTTGCAACAAAATGA
- a CDS encoding L-lactate dehydrogenase, translating to MLGKSGKVAVIGAGLVGSSCAYSMINQSICREIMMVDRTYDRAVAQALDFSHCMDFTHNRTKVYAGTYADCGNMDVIILTAGANPKPGQTRLDILEEAESIAKDIVVPIMNSGFNGIFVVAANPVDIVTYMVWKLSGLPREHVIGTGTSIDSSRLKTLLSEVFSIDPRSVHGYALGEHGESQFVAWSHVTIGGKPIMHIMDQHKERFKHLDLEDIARKTKDAGWEIFTRKGSTQFGIGNALAHITRSILNDEHKIIAVSAILDGEYEQHNVCVGVPAIIGGNGIQEIIELNLDATEREKFNSSCEILSGNINRLTLV from the coding sequence GTGTTAGGCAAATCAGGTAAAGTAGCGGTCATCGGGGCGGGTCTTGTCGGTTCGAGTTGTGCGTATTCCATGATTAATCAATCGATATGCAGGGAAATTATGATGGTGGACCGGACGTATGACCGTGCTGTAGCACAGGCATTGGATTTTTCCCATTGTATGGACTTCACACATAACCGCACCAAGGTATATGCAGGCACGTACGCCGATTGTGGCAATATGGATGTTATTATCTTAACTGCCGGGGCGAATCCCAAGCCAGGACAGACACGGCTGGATATTCTGGAGGAAGCGGAATCGATTGCCAAAGACATCGTGGTCCCGATCATGAACAGTGGATTTAACGGGATTTTTGTCGTCGCTGCTAATCCGGTTGACATAGTAACTTATATGGTATGGAAATTATCTGGTCTTCCGCGTGAGCATGTCATCGGTACAGGCACGTCCATTGACTCTTCAAGGCTCAAAACACTGCTGTCTGAAGTCTTCTCCATCGATCCACGCAGTGTGCATGGTTATGCTCTCGGAGAGCATGGAGAATCCCAGTTCGTCGCCTGGTCCCATGTGACCATCGGTGGCAAACCGATTATGCACATCATGGATCAGCACAAGGAGCGCTTCAAACATCTGGATCTGGAGGATATTGCACGCAAAACAAAGGATGCCGGCTGGGAAATCTTCACTCGCAAAGGCTCTACCCAATTCGGGATCGGCAACGCCCTCGCGCATATCACCCGTTCCATCCTCAATGATGAACACAAGATCATCGCCGTATCGGCTATTCTGGACGGAGAGTACGAGCAACATAACGTCTGCGTCGGTGTTCCTGCAATCATCGGTGGCAATGGCATTCAGGAGATTATCGAATTGAATCTGGATGCAACGGAACGTGAGAAATTCAATAGCTCCTGTGAAATCCTATCTGGTAATATCAATCGTCTGACACTGGTATAA